One Fundulus heteroclitus isolate FHET01 chromosome 1, MU-UCD_Fhet_4.1, whole genome shotgun sequence genomic window carries:
- the prim1 gene encoding DNA primase small subunit: protein MSSSDYDPACLPDLLPLYYRRLFPFAQYYRWLSYGGVQKSYFQNREFSFTLKDDIYVRYQSFSTQNELEKEMQKMNPYKIDIGAVYSHRPNQHNTVKSGSFQALEKELVFDIDMTDYDDVRSCCSAADICSKCWTLMTIAIRILDRALRDDFGFQHLLWVYSGRRGVHCWVCDEAARKLSAAARSAVAEYLSLVKGGEENVKKIVLTDPIHPFIGESLSVVEHYFPQYALQEQDILGRRESVDKVLALVPEDVRRELQQFFQNERNPEKRWKLIKDQARAKQTTAKKRHFDKEIMLQYCYPRLDINVSKGVNHLLKSPFSVHPKTGRISVPIDLKDLDKFDPFAVPTISLICEELDQLKPEEEQTKSEDSKEKENEKDTAEKRKNRDYKRTSLAKYVKHFDQFLDGLARSWKGELLRKSDLQKEF, encoded by the exons ATGTCGTCCTCAGACTATGACCCGGCGTGTTTGCCGGACTTACTGCCGCTCTATTATCGCCGCCTCTTCCCCTTCGCGCAGTATTACCGCTGGCTGAGCTACGGGGGTG TGCAGAAAAGCTACTTTCAGAACCGGGAGTTCTCCTTCACGCTCAAAGACGACATCTACGTGCGCTACCAGTCGTTCAGCACGCAGAACGAGCTGGAGAAGGAGATGCAGAAGATGAACCCGTACAAGATCGACATCGGAGCGGTGTACAGCCACAGg CCTAATCAACACAACACGGTGAAGTCCGGCAGCTTCCAGGCTCTGGAGAAGGAGCTGGTGTTTGACATCGACATGACGGATTACGACGACGTTcggagctgctgcag tgCTGCGGATATTTGCTCCAAGTGCTGGACTCTGATGACCATCGCGATCCGTATATTGGACAGAGCTCTTCGAG ATGACTTTGGTTTCCAGCACTTGCTGTGGGTGTATTCTGGCAGAAGAGGGGTGCATTGCTGGGTGTGTGACGAAGCCGCCCGGAAGCTCTCTGCAGCGGCGCGATCCGCTGTGGCCGAGTACCTCAGCCTGGTCAAG ggcgGGGAAGAGAATGTGAAGAAAATCGTGCTGACGGATCCAATTCACCCCTTCATCGG AGAGTCCTTGTCAGTGGTGGAGCACTACTTTCCACAATATGCTCTACAGGAACAAGACATACTGGGACGCAGGGAGTCTGTAGACAAAGTCCTGGCTCTCGTACCTGAAG ATGTGAGAAGAGAATTACAGCAGTTCTTTCAGAACGAGAGGAACCCAGAGAAACGCTGGAAACTGATCAAAGACCAGGCCAGAGCGAAACAG accaCTGCCAAAAAGAGGCACTTTGACAAGGAGATCATGCTGCAGTACTGCTACCCTCGACTCGACATCAACGTCAGTAAAGGCGTCAACCACTTGCTGAAGAGCCCGTTCAGCGTTCATCCCAAAACAG GGCGCATCTCGGTTCCGATAGACCTCAAAGATCTGGACAAGTTTGATCCTTTTGCTGTGCCCACAATTAG CCTGATCTGTGAGGAGTTGGACCAACTGAAGCCAGAAGAAGAACAGACAAAGTCAGAGGACTCAAAGgagaaggaaaatgaaaaagacaCAGCCGAGAAGAGGAAGAACAGAG ATTACAAGCGAACCAGTTTGGCAAAGtatgtgaagcactttgatCAGTTTCTGGATGGGCTGGCTCGCTCGTGGAAAGGAGAACTTCTCAGAAAGAGCG ATCTTCAGAAAGAATTCTGA